The following proteins come from a genomic window of Achromobacter sp. AONIH1:
- the waaC gene encoding lipopolysaccharide heptosyltransferase I, whose protein sequence is MPTRILIVRTSSLGDLVHMLPAISDIARHVPDAEIDWVAEEAFAEIPAWHPAVNEVIKVAHRRWRKAWWSGQVRAERKALRERLRAKKYDIVLDMQALLKSAWLVRQARGVRHGLDWRSAREPLASLFYNVRHKVEFWQPAVIRQRKLAALTFGYQYAGQPDFGLQSFSRPGGGAPVGDTVHDVPSEGLNVSEMPKLHHLDLDRGYAVVMPSASRDDKLWPEDDWRVVFRRLRDAGCTLKLLAGNEQEAERARLLVAGMDGAEVLPRMSLTDVARLLAGSRLMVGLDSGLTHLSAALGRPTIGIYRASTPVRTPLVGSNYTASLGDRGASPSREAVMASVEQALAAK, encoded by the coding sequence ATGCCAACCCGCATTCTCATTGTCCGCACATCGTCCCTGGGCGATCTCGTGCATATGCTGCCCGCCATTTCGGATATCGCCCGCCATGTGCCGGACGCTGAAATCGACTGGGTCGCCGAAGAAGCGTTCGCCGAGATCCCCGCCTGGCACCCCGCCGTGAACGAGGTCATCAAGGTCGCCCACCGTCGTTGGCGCAAGGCATGGTGGTCGGGCCAGGTGCGGGCCGAGCGCAAGGCGCTGCGCGAGCGACTGCGCGCCAAGAAGTACGACATCGTGCTGGACATGCAGGCTCTGCTCAAGTCCGCCTGGCTGGTGCGCCAGGCGCGCGGCGTGCGCCATGGCCTGGACTGGCGCTCCGCGCGCGAGCCGCTGGCGTCCCTGTTCTACAACGTCCGCCACAAGGTGGAGTTCTGGCAGCCGGCGGTGATCCGCCAGCGCAAGCTGGCGGCACTGACCTTCGGCTACCAATATGCCGGGCAGCCGGACTTCGGCCTGCAATCCTTCTCGCGCCCAGGCGGCGGCGCCCCGGTTGGCGATACGGTCCACGATGTCCCGAGCGAGGGGCTCAACGTATCCGAGATGCCCAAGCTGCACCATCTGGACCTGGACAGGGGCTATGCCGTGGTCATGCCGTCCGCCAGCCGGGACGACAAGCTCTGGCCCGAGGACGACTGGCGCGTGGTGTTCCGCCGCCTGCGCGACGCCGGTTGCACCCTGAAGCTGCTGGCCGGCAATGAACAGGAAGCCGAGCGCGCGCGCCTGCTGGTCGCCGGCATGGACGGCGCCGAGGTCTTGCCGCGCATGAGCCTCACGGACGTCGCCCGCCTGCTGGCCGGATCCCGCCTCATGGTGGGCCTGGACAGCGGCCTGACGCATCTTTCCGCCGCGCTGGGCCGTCCCACGATCGGCATCTATCGGGCCTCGACCCCGGTCCGCACGCCGCTGGTCGGCTCGAACTACACCGCCAGCCTCGGCGACCGCGGCGCCTCGCCCTCGCGCGAGGCGGTCATGGCCTCGGTCGAGCAGGCGCTGGCCGCCAAATGA
- a CDS encoding 3-deoxy-D-manno-octulosonic acid transferase, translating into MNRGVYTLALRAASPLVWLWMAHRARRAGGQWQIFSAERFGRGAMPPASFAAPVWVHAVSLGETRAAQPLLQALLDRGLPVLLTHITATGRAEGERLFADAIARGQLRQAWLPYDFPGATRRFLARWRPRCGLLIEREIWPNLLAAARAQRVPMGLVSARYSESSLRQARRMGAVMREALAGLDLVLAQTPQDAERLRQAGAPQAVVTGSLKFDLALPPARVDAGRQWRAALGRPVVAVASTREGEDAGFIEAIKRASALPGAPLFLLIPRHPQRFDEAAGLLDEAGLPFVRRSRDVSPGPDTAVLLGDSLGEMAFYYAACDVAIVAGSFAPLGGQNLIEACAAAVPVIVGPHTFNFQQAAIEAIEAGGVLRAADAGQAVQVALELLKDDARRQSMGRAGRAWFETHAGAVARTMDALSPWLA; encoded by the coding sequence ATGAACCGCGGCGTCTATACCCTGGCGCTGCGGGCCGCCTCGCCCCTGGTCTGGCTCTGGATGGCTCACCGGGCGCGTCGCGCCGGCGGGCAGTGGCAGATTTTCTCCGCCGAACGTTTCGGCCGTGGCGCAATGCCGCCGGCCTCGTTCGCCGCGCCTGTCTGGGTGCATGCCGTCAGCCTGGGGGAGACGCGCGCCGCGCAGCCCCTGCTGCAAGCCCTGCTGGATCGCGGCCTGCCGGTGCTCTTGACGCACATCACGGCTACGGGACGGGCGGAAGGCGAGCGCCTGTTCGCCGACGCCATCGCGCGCGGCCAGTTGCGCCAGGCCTGGCTGCCCTACGACTTTCCCGGCGCCACCCGCCGTTTCCTGGCGCGCTGGCGGCCGCGCTGCGGCCTGCTGATCGAGCGCGAGATCTGGCCGAACCTGCTGGCCGCGGCGCGTGCCCAGCGCGTGCCGATGGGCCTGGTCAGCGCCCGCTATTCCGAATCGTCGCTGCGCCAGGCCCGCCGCATGGGCGCGGTGATGCGTGAAGCGCTGGCAGGCCTGGACCTGGTGCTGGCGCAGACGCCGCAGGACGCGGAGCGGCTGCGGCAGGCCGGCGCGCCGCAGGCCGTGGTGACAGGCAGCTTGAAATTCGACCTGGCGCTGCCGCCGGCGCGCGTGGACGCCGGACGCCAGTGGCGCGCGGCGCTGGGCCGGCCGGTCGTGGCGGTCGCCAGTACGCGCGAAGGCGAAGATGCGGGTTTCATCGAGGCGATCAAGCGCGCGTCGGCCCTGCCGGGCGCGCCCTTGTTCCTGCTGATTCCCCGGCATCCGCAGCGCTTCGACGAAGCGGCGGGCCTGCTGGATGAGGCCGGGCTGCCCTTTGTCCGGCGTTCCCGGGATGTATCGCCGGGGCCGGACACGGCGGTGCTGCTGGGCGACAGCCTGGGCGAAATGGCTTTCTACTACGCGGCCTGCGATGTGGCGATTGTCGCCGGCAGCTTTGCGCCGCTGGGCGGGCAGAACCTGATCGAGGCCTGCGCGGCCGCGGTGCCGGTCATCGTGGGGCCGCATACGTTCAATTTCCAGCAGGCGGCGATCGAGGCCATCGAGGCCGGCGGCGTTCTGCGCGCGGCCGATGCCGGGCAGGCGGTGCAGGTGGCGCTGGAATTGCTGAAGGACGATGCGCGCCGCCAGTCGATGGGGCGGGCCGGGCGGGCGTGGTTCGAGACGCATGCCGGCGCCGTGGCGCGCACGATGGACGCCTTGTCGCCCTGGCTGGCCTGA